Proteins found in one Miscanthus floridulus cultivar M001 chromosome 4, ASM1932011v1, whole genome shotgun sequence genomic segment:
- the LOC136551435 gene encoding aquaporin PIP2-6-like translates to MDVSTLEPGGVRDYADPPPAPLIDIDELGKWSLYRTVIAEFVATLLFLYITVATVIGYKHQTDATASGADAACGGVGILGIAWAFGGMIFILVYCTAGISGGHINPAVTFGLFLARKVSLVRVLLYMVAQSLGAICGVALVKGFQSGFYARYGGGANEVSPGYSTGTGLAAEIIGTFVLVYTVFSATDPKRNARDSHVPVLVPLPIGFAVFMVHLATIPITGTGINPARSLGAAVVYNNSKAWSDQWIFWVGPFIGAAMAALYHQIVLRASARGYGSFRSNA, encoded by the exons ATGGACGTGTCCACTCTGGAGCCCGGCGGTGTCCGTGACTATGCGGACCCTCCGCCGGCACCGCTGATTGACATCGACGAGCTGGGCAAGTGGTCTCTGTACCGCACCGTGATCGCCGAGTTCGTGGCGACGCTGCTGTTCCTGTACATCACGGTGGCCACCGTGATCGGGTACAAGCACCAGACGGACGCGACGGCGTCGGGCGCCGACGCGGCGTGCGGCGGCGTGGGCATCCTCGGCATCGCGTGGGCGTTCGGCGGCATGATCTTCATCCTCGTTTACTGCACCGCCGGCATCTCCGGTGGCCACATCAACCCGGCCGTCACGTTCGGCCTCTTCCTGGCGCGGAAGGTGTCCCTGGTGCGCGTGCTGCTGTACATGGTCGCGCAGAGCCTCGGTGCCATCTGCGGCGTCGCGCTCGTCAAGGGCTTCCAGAGCGGATTCTACGCGCGCTACGGTGGCGGCGCCAATGAGGTCAGTCCCGGGTACTCCACCGGTACGGGGCTCGCCGCCGAGATCATTGGCACCTTCGTGCTCGTCTACACCGTCTTCTCCGCCACCGACCCCAAGCGCAACGCCCGCGACTCCCACGTCCCG GTGTTGGTGCCGCTCCCGATTGGATTTGCTGTGTTCATGGTGCACCTGGCGACTATCCCGATCACCGGCACGGGGATCAACCCGGCGAGGAGCCTCGGCGCCGCCGTCGTGTACAACAACAGCAAGGCCTGGAGCGACCAG TGGATCTTCTGGGTGGGTCCGTTCATCGGCGCGGCGATGGCAGCGCTGTACCACCAGATCGTCCTCCGCGCCAGCGCCAGGGGTTACGGCTCCTTCCGGAGCAACGCCTAG